From the Sphingomonas sabuli genome, the window GCGTCACCGAAGCCGAGTCCAACGCCCATCCGCCCAGGGAAGCGGTCGTCGTCCGCTTTGCCGGGGACAGCGGCGATGGCATGCAGTTGACCGGCGGGCAGTTCACCCTGTCCACCGCGCTGGCCGGCAACGACCTTGCCACATTCCCCGATTTTCCGGCGGAAATCCGCGCGCCGCAGGGCACGACCTTCGGCGTTTCCGCCTTCCAGATCAATTTCGGGTCGACCGCGATCGAAACTGCCGGCGACCAGCCCGACGTGCTGATCGCGATGAACCCGGCGGCGCTGAAGGTGAATGCCAGCCAGCTTCGCGAAGGCGGGTTGATCATCGCCGACGAGGGCGAATTCAACGCCCGCAATCTCAGCAAGGCCGGTTACGACAGCAACCCGCTGGACGACGACAGCCTGGCTAGGTGGCAGGTGCTCAGCTTCAACATCTCGCAGCTGACGCTCGACGCGGTGAAGCCGTTCGGGCTGGGCAACAAGGAAGCGCTGCGCTGCAAGAACATGTGGACGCTGGGCCTGGCGCTGTGGATGTTCGACCGCGATCGCCAGCCAATCGTCGATTGGCTCAACACGAAGTTCGCCAAGGCGCCGGAACTGGCGGAAGCCAATATCGCCGCGCTCAATGCCGGCCATGCCTATGGCGAAACGGTCGAGATCGGGGCGCCCTCTGTCTCGCCGCAACATATCGCCGCTGCGCCGGTCGAACCGGGTCTTTACCGCACCGTCACCGGCGCGGAATCGCTGTCGCTCGGACTGGTCGCCGGATGCCAGCTGGCGGGCGTGAAGATGTTCTTCGGCTCCTATCCGATCACGCCGGCGAGCCCGTTGCTGCACCACCTCGCGCGGCTCAAGGAATATGGGATCACCACGTTCCAGGCGGAGGACGAGATTGCGGCCATTTGCGCGGCGATCGGCGCGAGTTACGCCGGGTCGCTGGGCATCACGTCCTCGTCCGGGCCGGGCATCGCGCTGAAGACCGAGGCGCTGGGACTGGCGATCATGACCGAACTGCCGCTGGTGGTGGTCAATTCGCAGCGCGGCGGCCCGTCGACCGGGCTGCCGACCAAGACCGAACAATCCGACCTTTACCAGGCTGTGTACGGCCGCAATGCCGACGCGCCGTTGCCGGTTATTGCGGCGCGGTCTCCCGCGGACGCATTCGATTGCGCGATCGAGGCGTGCCGCATCGCGACTCACTTCATGACGCCGGTTATGCTGCTGACCGACGGCTATATCGCCAATGCCGCGGAACCGTGGCGCGTGCCGGACATGACCACGTACGAGCCTTTCCCGGTCAAATTCCACGACGAAGCGCCGCCCGAAGGCCAGCGCGTGATGCCTTACGACCGCGAATGCGACGGCGCACGGCCGTGGATCCGTCCGGGCACGCCGGGTCTCGAACACCGCATCGGCGGGATCGAGAAGGCGCCGAGCACCGGCGACATCGACTATAGTCCCGAAGCGCACCAGGACATGACCGACGCGCGCCACACCAAGGTGCTGGAAGTGTCGCACACGATTCCGGATCAGGAGGTGTGCCTGGGCGAGGACAGCGGCAAGCTGGCCGTGGTCGGCTGGGGGTCGACCTTCGGTCCCATCCATCAGGCCGTGCGCCGCGCCCGGTCGCGCGGGATGGACGTCAGCCATATCCACATCCGCCACATCTGGCCGCTGCCGCGCAACCTCGGGCCGCTGCTCAA encodes:
- a CDS encoding 2-oxoacid:acceptor oxidoreductase subunit alpha, whose translation is MATASHRVTEAESNAHPPREAVVVRFAGDSGDGMQLTGGQFTLSTALAGNDLATFPDFPAEIRAPQGTTFGVSAFQINFGSTAIETAGDQPDVLIAMNPAALKVNASQLREGGLIIADEGEFNARNLSKAGYDSNPLDDDSLARWQVLSFNISQLTLDAVKPFGLGNKEALRCKNMWTLGLALWMFDRDRQPIVDWLNTKFAKAPELAEANIAALNAGHAYGETVEIGAPSVSPQHIAAAPVEPGLYRTVTGAESLSLGLVAGCQLAGVKMFFGSYPITPASPLLHHLARLKEYGITTFQAEDEIAAICAAIGASYAGSLGITSSSGPGIALKTEALGLAIMTELPLVVVNSQRGGPSTGLPTKTEQSDLYQAVYGRNADAPLPVIAARSPADAFDCAIEACRIATHFMTPVMLLTDGYIANAAEPWRVPDMTTYEPFPVKFHDEAPPEGQRVMPYDRECDGARPWIRPGTPGLEHRIGGIEKAPSTGDIDYSPEAHQDMTDARHTKVLEVSHTIPDQEVCLGEDSGKLAVVGWGSTFGPIHQAVRRARSRGMDVSHIHIRHIWPLPRNLGPLLKGFEKILIPEMNMGQLKTLLRDQYLVDAQSLSKVAGQPFRIAEIEAEIEAMVG